A stretch of Myxocyprinus asiaticus isolate MX2 ecotype Aquarium Trade chromosome 42, UBuf_Myxa_2, whole genome shotgun sequence DNA encodes these proteins:
- the LOC127432896 gene encoding uncharacterized protein LOC127432896 isoform X1, with protein MPDFCAAANCNPSTDQSNVSFFRFPLDPDRCKQWIGNCRRPDLESKTPEFLHRNYKLCSKHFETSMICQQSALKSILKEDAVPTLFDFTTNEEMAQNSSRKRTREKTEEETVVTKKTKGTTDNSKLSEITAEAEVNVESDPVENIETQNPPLHDESEKEDPAISKAKETLKDYFKETLALTGFSICNNPALNSAKPLGKDPAGPLSVNAICAEKIDRREVLTLGEDVMREEIRNGLRLARFFSILLEDKINTEGQDQIPVFVRSMTGVGFPQKHLMGFLPCDIDSDNLFLMLISEIRNKWGLRMEHCRGFTYLSTGSMCLKLKELACRMLRDFPQVVLAPSDPYAFNVWLIRSIPILSIQEVVGTVEEVAAVIRQSETLAKKLEAKITASYGHIKGEVDRVKDACHNHWEYGTDAFQTMLEILEPVLNSIGEMCTSALSDVDAETVEALLKLKEKLKNFNFIITLVVLKSTLCCVSILNPSLRGIISVSSTLQYTISNALKLLTKHMQEIAIFHRKWFSDAVCRAKKLGVPVSLPVDLVTNGEDAEKAQSSLEDYYREALSKLVLQYLVDEVKRVLGPEMIRILRWLSLVPSYMADHNFSIRKDKVADANLNNLARPDSFYDELGCWEVKWRHASKRRILPTNVYATLKIPDIGFYPNIQSLLRVLGTIPCIRAEADVYGQYEMVLDRYRSYMKEVPAEKRLCNMAFVYVNQDVHFSIEEMVEAYVKKYPEILEQLREDEVMEVQPSVPETSANDTTKEDMEEPREMTLNMETERQKLPECAETDKEALKSALQAAVTAAYCRQSRQSHGDQDQEVEYVTKSEINEVLKVCEDVVRERILSEVGNAFFSLFIDRVVKLGETDYLPMFLRFVDSFDVMRLELMGFVEVTLDTEDMCERLFDVITKEWHLDLSYCRGQAYLGSGEVSYKLKAFACKIQEKYPLAICTHCSCYSFNTWWSRSVPVAAIVRAIDTLEEIVSFFRSTPALEKQLDEVLAIGLRESYEKIHELQGKFCSSWLEKHDSYEVFSQILEPLAVCLENISNGMPQKWSLAVSNRAKRLIQFIRDFDFIVAMVTLKNASSFTRELSAALQKDHFSAASQLCQISGIVATLNRVKTNIKVFHQNWFDEACAFAQNMGVQVKLPDSVTVPRDSLLKPGTYYKDTTSVPLVDHLINMVKDYFSDDHKEALNLLSLVPSSVTMSYVFETLKSKPPLYVGDLPDPDNFFTELSCWKVKWKTKVVSLTIPETIFQTLRLPLMQYFVNINTLLKIMCVLPSTALEYCGDVKRHTMYQDYLRNTSRKDRSPCLAMLQVGTDFNRDLDRMVAQCLRVTPKTLEGICLDKESKTLVRTAEIKIEDDNQEDGVEVRDTVQDRDSRKQVMNSQMAIKGIVQEAAECIETQQQSENSVEVVTEEQNKKPDVEEQTVDKNCHSVEPANNIQNFVKVFKQAAMVARRNCSLIDLSKQEQDDVVQKLSSCHWVQEEGKLFSEGEMLQNIVKAIRETILTEVQDSPFFSIIIDRAISVGEAKFLPVFVRYVNDCIPKVELIGFLPFDESSDVNLQAKALSATLEDEWGLQMGCCRGQSIMCMGTGSQSLRKMAMDFLESYPLAVNTPSESCGLAYWLALSLQNASITKVLDIAEDVLQFFDQSPRLESELAKTMDGLLNTPREALAEIPETCLSRWKKREDFFDILVDMLEGALNCLDLVTTNPSGSWSSNMSLHAQTLSTAIRQADFVIPLVILKNACAPLRNCSTVFRCGNPADIICELEKIVPIIDSLSKMLENASAVHSTWFEEAVELATKVTGSLSYPESVSGYKSPEVFYKETVSLPVLNSLIEEMKFNFSENHLKALKVLSLLPTCNPLPILPESTDKLHTIYMSDLPEPETAEEDINTWATLWREKYQDVSPPTSISETLLHNEAKNLPNVATLLKLVAVLPSISMECDLMKTTLNSLRTLVRDGIFSRGSKSDAVVLLMHRQILQSLDEVIEKCMESDPESHQFLAQVKARANHLRMESEVIAMAPQEITEDTNGSDCPQVAKDAVIEVNSAASEEISMETNGSTCIELAKDTSVITTPEQQSSLTLDSSDKHTTALQVIHACSSLIISTPHQPTESIQDATKQSKAVEQDRTGELMAVQDVNDGSDVLDQCGIGLTLREDQSASNQLMAVGQGRIEKSEMELQVRTGQLVSVYQNETDQPMEVDESGNEQFVAPDQGETDQPAIREQIVPDSFMEAGQVKTDQSLVEGQDEGCHTVTGLAHEGGTGPLGSGDQNASVQLSAVGHGINDQVVSGYQSESDQVMEVDQSGDYQSVAADQGGTDQPATEQSVAEQLTVGQVETGQSVLEGQNEVCQIVTGLGDEGGNAKLVTWAQIGSDQLVAVDDSKKDQSILADKYGTGQSVTGDKSVADQFVAVGQVETEHSVVACQVEADQTETANEDEASRLVSEDQNESEQLMFVDTSNDQSVTADQIVTDQFMTVGLDKTVYSIVEHETETDQSETDLANVGAVDKLVSGEQGGSDPLIVVVDSGNVQSVTTNQNGTGQSVTGDQSIADQFIVVGQVETDNSVVESQEKAGLTEIGLANEGGTAPLISEDQGGSDQLMEVDSGSDQSITADQSRIGQSVTGVQCVAVQFMAVEVETNHTIVESQEKAGLTEMGLANEGRTGQIVSGDQSGSEQIMVVDSGSDQSITADQNRIGQSIRGEKNFADLFMALEVETDRSIVKGQENVGQTEIGLANEGGTGHSVSGDQSGSEQLMVVDSGNDQCVTADQNKIDNSVTGDQSVADLFVAVGEVKTDCSIVKSQENAGQTEIGLANEGGTGQLVSGGQSGSEQLMVVDSGNDQFLTADQSGTCQSVIDQHIALPFMAVEVDTDHSIVEGQNEAGQTEIGLANESASHLVSDYQIGSYQLMVVDDSENDQSVTAEQNGTGQSVTGDQSVPDQFVAVGQVETDQFIVEGQNEAGQTETELVNGGGTGQLVSDNQCGSDQLMVVDESGNDQSVRDQVATHQPTVEGLGGAGQMISWNQSVTDQPMADECCENDQTVVKARVGTSLSSTYNQSVPDQFVSLSQDGTDQIVPGNLSGIDQARPDQPKVAAKHGTEQFSLAAPNDSETAAVHADPDLPSITDHSIPASHDINDQSLPHDITDHSSAPEIEGTDQCKTTVQDGANKVATLDGTGPAQRVLTLYDTAAREELLKELCGIKYFTIVIEEELEIDGQAYIPVGIHYLDKQDDQCENILAFIPLVKNITSFVDTLTFVLSEKWGLNLAFCRGQTLARPSASGSQMRQASALLSQRLSHAFGVLNPLTLKALTASASSLREIMHSFECLEQLLRWFSDDVQRRVRLEKAVVHLFQQDEKANELKAKLSSNQWAMSHEILEHSTDILEAIILCLNEMKGDHDNEANATQAQSFLSTIQNFDFILTIVIMKNILSLTKNLCQSLQGNSYDVYQAVNSQPDFLSSLSELKNRIDSHHQIWFQEAFALASKLQATMYLSLQPPVNVHYREDISKRTIEHCIAEVEGLSQDILSALRCLQVVPYVMSKVEGCCKDIEFVKVFQEDLPDPDSLQAELQRWWDRWQGPIASHQYLPDTIIGTLKTSDIQSFPNISTILRLLAVLSCSSMQSSFRQGKITSELYPL; from the exons aCCGAAGAGGAGACGGTTGTCACAAAGAAAACTAAAG GTACCACAGATAACTCAAAGCTCTCTGAAATAACAGCAGAAGCTGAAGTTAATGTTGAGAGTGACCCTGTTGAGAACATCGAAACGCAAAATCCTCCTTTACATGATGAATCAGAGAAGGAGGATCCTGCTATTTCCAAAGCCAAGGAAACTTTGAAAGACTACTTCAAGGAGACTTTAGCTTTAACTGGTTTCAGCATCTGCAACAATCCAGCTCTCAACTCTGCCAAACCACTGGGAAAAGACCCAGCTGGACCACTCTCTGTCAATGCCATATGTGCAGAGAAGATTGACCGGAGAGAAGTGCTCACCTTAGGAGAGGATGTTATGCGTGAAGAGATTCGCAATGGATTGCGCCTTGCGCGCTTTTTCTCCATACTTCTCGAAGACAAGATAAACACTGAGGGCCAGGACCAGATCCCTGTGTTTGTACGCTCAATGACAGGTGTAGGCTTCCCACAAAAGCACCTTATGGGATTCCTTCCCTGTGACATTGACTCTGACAATCTTTTTCTCATGCTTATATCTGAGATCCGCAATAAGTGGGGCCTGCGAATGGAGCACTGCCGCGGGTTCACATACCTGTCAACCGGTAGCATGTGTCTTAAGTTGAAGGAACTCGCCTGCAGGATGCTGCGGGATTTTCCACAGGTGGTGTTAGCCCCCTCTGACCCTTACGCCTTCAATGTGTGGTTGATTCGCTCCATACCTATCCTTTCAATTCAAGAGGTTGTTGGTACTGTTGAGGAGGTCGCCGCTGTTATTAGGCAGTCTGAAACTCTGGCGAAGAAGCTTGAGGCCAAGATCACTGCTTCATATGGCCACATCAAAGGTGAGGTGGACAGAGTCAAGGATGCTTGCCATAACCATTGGGAATATGGCACCGATGCTTTCCAGACAATGCTTGAAATCTTGGAGCCCGTTTTGAACAGCATTGGAGAGATGTGCACCAGTGCCCTTTCAGATGTAGACGCAGAAACCGTTGAAGCACTTCTAAAGCTTAAAGAGAAGCTAAAGAATTTTAACTTCATTATTACTCTTGTGGTCTTGAAGAGCACATTGTGCTGTGTAAGCATCCTGAACCCCAGTCTCAGGGGAATAATCAGTGTCAGCAGCACTTTACAATACACAATCTCCAACGCCTTAAAGCTTCTCACCAAACATATGCAGGAGATCGCCATTTTTCATAGGAAGTGGTTCTCTGATGCAGTGTGCAGGGCTAAAAAGTTGGGTGTGCCGGTCAGTCTGCCAGTAGATTTGGTGACAAATGGTGAAGATGCAGAGAAAGCCCAGTCCTCATTGGAGGATTACTACAGGGAAGCACTGAGCAAGTTGGTCTTGCAATACCTTGTTGATGAAGTCAAAAGAGTCCTAGGTCCTGAAATGATAAGAATCCTCAGATGGTTGTCATTGGTGCCATCGTACATGGCTGACCACAATTTTAGCATCCGCAAAGACAAAGTTGCTGATGCTAACCTGAATAACTTGGCTCGACCTGACTCCTTTTATGATGAGCTGGGCTGTTGGGAAGTGAAATGGAGGCATGCTAGCAAGCGACGGATTCTTCCCACCAATGTATATGCTACCCTCAAGATCCCAGATATAGGCTTTTACCCAAATATACAGAGCCTGTTGAGGGTGCTGGGTACCATTCCATGTATCAGAGCTGAAGCAGATGTGTATGGGCAGTATGAGATGGTGCTTGACAGGTATCGCTCTTATATGAAGGAGGTACCAGCAGAAAAGAGACTGTGCAATATGGCCTTTGTTTATGTGAATCAAGATGTTCACTTCAGCATTGAGGAAATGGTGGAGGCGTATGTTAAGAAATATCCGGAAATCCTGGAGCAATTGCGTgag GATGAAGTGATGGAAGTGCAGCCATCAG TTCCAGAAACCAGTGCAAATGACACTACTAAAGAAGATATGGAAGAACCAAGAGAGATGACTTTAAATATGGAAACTGAGAGACAGAAACTGCCTGAATGTGCAGAAACTGATAAAGAAGCTTTGAAATCTGCATTACAGGCTGCTGTCACTGCAGCCTATTGCAGGCAAAGCAGACAATCCCATGGTGATCAAGATCAAGAAGTGGAATACGTGACCAAATCTGAGATTAATGAAGTCCTTAAAGTGTGTGAGGATGTTGTCAGGGAAAGAATTCTTTCAGAGGTTGGAAATGCATTCTTCTCCCTTTTTATTGACCGTGTTGTCAAGCTTGGAGAGACCGACTACTTACCCATGTTCCTCAGATTTGTTGATAGTTTTGATGTCATGCGCCTTGAGCTTATGGGATTTGTCGAGGTGACTCTGGACACAGAGGACATGTGTGAACGACTTTTTGATGTCATAACTAAAGAGTGGCATCTGGATTTAAGCTACTGTAGGGGTCAAGCTTACCTTGGCTCAGGTGAAGTGTCCTACAAGCTCAAAGCCTTTGCATGCAAAATACAGGAGAAGTATCCACTTGCTATATGCACACACTGCTCATGTTACTCTTTCAATACTTGGTGGTCAAGGTCCGTTCCTGTCGCCGCAATCGTCAGAGCCATAGATACATTAGAGGAGATAGTGTCATTTTTCCGCAGCACTCCTGCCCTTGAGAAACAATTAGATGAAGTCTTAGCCATAGGCCTGAGAGAGAGCTATGAGAAAATCCATGAGCTTCAAGGAAAATTCTGCTCCTCTTGGCTGGAGAAGCATGACTCGTATGAAGTCTTTTCTCAGATTCTAGAGCCTTTGGCAGTGTGTCTCGAAAATATTAGTAACGGCATGCCACAAAAATGGAGTTTGGCAGTATCCAACCGAGCCAAGAGACTGATTCAGTTCATTCGGGACTTTGACTTCATCGTGGCAATGGTTACACTGAAAAATGCCTCGTCCTTCACTAGAGAACTTAGTGCAGCACTACAGAAAGACCATTTTAGTGCTGCCTCACAGCTCTGCCAGATCAGTGGCATTGTGGCCACGCTCAACCGGGTGAAGACCAACATCAAGGTTTTTCATCAAAACTGGTTTGATGAAGCTTGTGCTTTTGCACAAAATATGGGTGTGCAGGTTAAATTGCCTGATAGTGTGACAGTTCCAAGGGACAGCCTCTTGAAGCCAGGTACGTACTACAAAGACACAACTAGTGTCCCTTTAGTTGATCACCTCATAAACATGGTGAAGGACTATTTCTCTGATGACCACAAGGAGGCGCTAAATCTTTTGTCCCTGGTCCCGAGCTCTGTTACGATGAGCTATGTTTTTGAAACTCTCAAGTCAAAACCTCCATTGTACGTCGGTGACCTTCCGGATCCTGACAACTTTTTCACTGAGCTCAGCTGCTGGAAAGTTAAGTGGAAAACAAAAGTGGTTAGTTTAACCATACCAGAGACCATTTTCCAGACTTTGCGCCTACCACTCATGCAGTATTTTGTAAACATCAATACGTTGCTGAAGATTATGTGCGTGTTGCCAAGCACTGCTCTGGAATACTGCGGCGATGTGAAGCGGCATACAATGTATCAAGACTACTTGAGAAACACCTCGCGTAAGGACAGATCACCTTGTTTAGCCATGCTTCAGGTGGGCACAGACTTCAACAGAGACCTAGACAGGATGGTTGCTCAATGCTTAAGGGTCACCCCAAAGACTCTAGAGGGCATATGCCTG GACAAAGAATCCAAAACTTTAGTGAGGACTGCTGAAATAAAAATAGAGG ATGACAATCAAGAAGATGGAGTAGAGGTCAGGGACACTGTACAG GACAGAGACTCCAGGAAACAAGTGATGAATTCACAGATGGCAATCAAAG GAATCGTCCAAGAGGCAGCAGAGTGCATAGAGACACAGCAACAGTCTGAAAACTCAGTTGAAGTGGTGACTGAGGAGCAAAACAAAAAACCTGATGTAGAGGAGCAGACTGTGGATAAGAATTGCCATTCTGTTGAGCCTGCAAACAACATTCAGAACTTTGTAAAAGTCTTCAAACAGGCAGCTATGGTTGCAAGGAGAAACTGCTCATTGATCGACCTCAGTAAACAAGAGCAAGATGATGTTGTTCAGAAGCTTTCATCATGTCATTGGGTTCAGGAAGAAGGGAAGTTGTTTTCAGAGGGGGAAATGCTGCAAAACATTGTGAAAGCCATAAGAGAAACGATCCTCACTGAAGTTCAGGACTCCCCTTTCTTTTCCATCATCATTGATAGAGCTATCTCAGTGGGTGAGGCCAAGTTCCTACCAGTCTTTGTTAGATATGTGAATGACTGCATTCCCAAAGTGGAGCTCATAGGTTTTCTGCCCTTTGATGAAAGTTCTGATGTAAATTTGCAAGCAAAGGCCCTGTCAGCCACTCTTGAGGATGAATGGGGACTTCAGATGGGCTGCTGTCGTGGCCAGTCCATCATGTGCATGGGTACAGGGAGCCAAAGTCTTAGGAAGATGGCCATGGACTTTCTAGAGAGCTATCCGTTAGCTGTGAACACACCAAGTGAGTCTTGTGGACTTGCCTACTGGCTGGCTTTAAGCCTACAGAATGCCTCCATCACAAAGGTTCTAGACATAGCTGAGGATGTGTTACAGTTTTTTGACCAGTCACCTAGACTAGAGAGTGAGCTTGCCAAAACCATGGATGGGCTTCTAAATACCCCGCGTGAAGCACTTGCAGAGATCCCAGAGACCTGCTTGTCCAGATGGAAGAAGAGAGAAGACTTCTTTGATATTCTGGTGGACATGCTGGAGGGAGCCTTGAACTGCTTGGATTTAGTGACCACAAATCCCAGTGGATCATGGAGTAGCAATATGTCGCTGCATGCTCAGACCCTGTCCACAGCTATCAGGCAGGCTGATTTTGTAATTCCCTTAGTGATTTTGAAGAACGCCTGTGCTCCCTTGAGGAACTGCAGCACTGTGTTTCGCTGTGGAAACCCTGCTGATATTATCTGCGAGCTTGAGAAAATTGTGCCAATAATAGATTCTCTAAGCAAGATGTTGGAAAATGCGAGTGCAGTGCATTCTACTTGGTTTGAGGAGGCAGTGGAACTGGCTACTAAGGTCACAGGATCGCTATCATATCCAGAATCTGTCAGTGGCTACAAGTCACCTGAAGTGTTCTACAAGGAAACAGTGAGCTTACCAGTTCTTAATAGTTTGATTGAAGAAATGAAGTTCAATTTCTCAGAGAATCACCTGAAAGCTCTAAAGGTGTTGTCCCTGCTGCCGACCTGTAACCCTCTACCCATTCTCCCAGAATCCACCGATAAATTGCACACCATCTACATGAGTGATCTCCCTGAACCAGAAACAGCTGAGGAAGACATTAACACCTGGGCCACATTATGGAGGGAAAAGTATCAAGATGTTTCTCCTCCCACCTCCATCTCTGAGACATTGCTCCACAATGAAGCCAAAAATCTTCCAAATGTTGCAACACTTCTTAAGCTAGTGGCTGTGTTACCTAGCATTAGCATGGAGTGCGATCTTATGAAGACCACTCTGAACTCCTTGAGGACTTTAGTCAGAGATGGTATCTTCAGTAGGGGTAGTAAGAGCGATGCTGTTGTGCTTCTTATGCATCGCCAGATACTCCAGAGCCTGGATGAGGTGATTGAGAAATGCATGGAGAGTGATCCAGAGAGTCATCAATTTCTTGCTCAG gtaaaagcaagagccaatcacctgagaATGGAAAGTG AGGTGATTGCCATGGCTCCACAAGAGATCACTGAGGATACAAATGGTTCTGATTGTCCACAGGTGGCAAAGGATGCTGTTATTG AAGTTAACTCCGCTGCTTCAGAGGAAATTTCAATGGAAACCAATGGCTCTACTTGTATAGAATTGGCTAAAGATACATCTGTCATAACTACACCTGAGCAACAGTCATCTTTAACACTTGACAGCTCTGATAAACACACAACTGCACTTCAGGTCATCCATGCTTGCAGCTCACTAATAATCAGCACACCTCACCAACCAACAGAATCCATCCAAGATGCCACTAAGCAATCCAAAGCAGTTGAACAAGATAGAACTGGTGAACTGATGGCAGTTCAAGATGTAAATGATGGGTCTGATGTACTTGATCAATGTGGAATTGGTCTGACATTAAGAGAAGATCAAAGTGcatctaatcagttaatggctgtgGGTCAAGGTAGAATTGAGAAGTCTGAAATGGAACTGCAAGTTAGAACTGGTCAGTTAGTATCAGTCTATCAAAATGAAACCGATCAACCCATGGAAGTTGATGAGAGTGGAAATGAACAGTTTGTAGCACCAGATCAAGGTGAAACTGACCAGCCAGCAATAAGGGAACAAATAGTACCAGATTCATTCATGGAAGCTGGGCAAGTTAAAACTGATCAGTCTTTAGTAGAAGGCCAAGATGAAGGTTGTCACACTGTAACAGGGTTGGCACATGAAGGTGGAACTGGCCCGTTGGGATCAGGGGATCAAAATGCATCTGTTCAGCTCTCGGCAGTTGGTCATGGCATAAATGATCAGGTGGTGTCAGGGTATCAAAGCGAAAGTGATCAGGTTATGGAAGTTGATCAGAGTGGAGATTATCAGTCTGTTGCAGCAGATCAGGGTGGAACTGATCAACCAGCAACTGAACAAAGTGTAGCTGAGCAGTTAACAGTTGGTCAAGTTGAAACTGGTCAGTCTGTATTAGAAGGTCAGAATGAAGTTTGTCAGATAGTAACTGGGTTAGGAGATGAAGGGGGGAATGCTAAGTTGGTAACATGGGCTCAAATTGGATCTGATCAACTTGTGGCAGTCGATGACTCTAAAAAGGATCAGTCCATTTTAGCAGATAAATATGGAACTGGCCAATCAGTAACTGGAGATAAAAGTGTAGCTGATCAGTTCGTGGCAGTTGGCCAAGTGGAAACTGAACATTCAGTAGTTGCATGTCAGGTTGAGGCTGATCAGACAGAAACCGCAAATGAAGATGAAGCTAGTCGGTTAGTATCAGAGGATCAAAATGAATCTGAGCAGCTTATGTTTGTTGACACTTCAAATGATCAGTCTGTAACAGCAGATCAGATTGTTACTGATCAGTTCATGACAGTTGGTCTAGATAAAACTGTTTATTCTATAGTAGAGCATGAAACTGAGACTGATCAGTCAGAAACGGATTTAGCAAATGTAGGTGCAGTTGATAAATTAGTATCAGGGGAGCAAGGTGGATCTGATCCGCTCATTGTAGTTGTTGACTCTGGAAATGTTCAGTCTGTAACAACAAATCAAAATGGAACTGGTCAGTCAGTAACAGGAGATCAGAGTATAGCTGATCAGTTCATAGTAGTAGGTCAAGTTGAAACTGATAATTCTGTAGTAGAGAGTCAAGAAAAGGCTGGTTTGACAGAAATAGGATTAGCAAATGAAGGTGGAACTGCTCCATTAATATCAGAGGATCAGGGTGGATCTGATCAGCTCATGGAAGTTGACTCTGGAAGTGATCAGTCCATAACAGCAGATCAAAGTAGAATTGGTCAGTCAGTAACAGGAGTTCAGTGTGTAGCTGTTCAATTTATGGCAGTTGAAGTTGAAACCAATCATACTATAGTAGAGAGTCAAGAAAAGGCTGGTCTGACAGAAATGGGATTAGCAAATGAAGGTAGAACTGGTCAGATAGTATCAGGGGATCAAAGTGGATCTGAGCAGATCATGGTAGTTGACTCTGGAAGTGATCAGTCCATAACAGCAGATCAAAATCGAATTGGTCAGTCAATAAGAGGAGAGAAAAATTTTGCTGATCTATTCATGGCACTTGAAGTTGAAACTGATCGTTCTATAGTAAAGGGTCAAGAAAATGTTGGTCAGACAGAAATCGGATTAGCAAACGAAGGTGGAACTGGTCACTCAGTATCAGGGGATCAAAGTGGTTCTGAGCAGCTCATGGTAGTTGACTCTGGAAATGATCAGTGCGTAACAGCAGATCAAAATAAAATTGATAATTCAGTAACAGGAGATCAAAGTGTAGCTGATCTATTTGTGGCAGTTGGTGAAGTTAAAACTGATTGTTCTATAGTAAAGAGTCAAGAAAATGCTGGTCAGACAGAAATCGGATTAGCAAACGAAGGTGGAACTGGTCAGTTAGTATCAGGGGGTCAAAGTGGATCTGAGCAGCTCATGGTAGTTGACTCTGGAAATGATCAGTTTCTAACCGCTGATCAAAGTGGAACCTGTCAGTCAGTAATAGATCAACATATTGCTCTTCCCTTTATGGCAGTTGAAGTTGACACTGATCATTCTATAGTAGAGGGTCAAAATGAGGCTGGCCAGACAGAAATTGGGTTGGCAAATGAAAGTGCTAGTCACTTGGTATCAGATTATCAAATTGGATCTTATCAGCTGATGGTAGTTGATGACTCTGAAAATGACCAGTCTGTAACAGCTGAGCAAAATGGAACTGGTCAGTCAGTAACAGGAGATCAAAGTGTACCTGATCAGTTTGTGGCAGTTGGTCAAGTTGAAACTGATCAGTTTATAGTAGAGGGTCAAAATGAAGCTGGTCAGACAGAAACTGAATTAGTGAATGGAGGTGGAACTGGTCAGTTGGTATCAGATAATCAGTGTGGATCCGATCAGCTCATGGTAGTTGATGAGTCTGGAAATGACCAGTCAGTAAGAGACCAAGTTGCAACTCATCAGCCCACAGTAGAAGGTCTAGGTGGAGCTGGTCAAATGATATCATGGAATCAAAGTGTAACTGATCAGCCCATGGCAGATGAATGCTGTGAAAATGATCAGACTGTAGTTAAAGCTAGAGTTGGAACTAGTCTTTCAAGTACATATAATCAGAGTGTACCTGATCAGTTTGTGTCACTTAGTCAGGATGGAACTGATCAGATTGTACCAGGGAATCTAAGTGGAATTGATCAGGCTCGCCCTGACCAGCCTAAAGTAGCTGCAAAACATGGCACAGAACAGTTCAGTTTAGCAGCTCCAAATGACTCAGAAACTGCAGCAGTACATGCTGACCCTGATCTGCCCTCTATTACTGACCATTCCATACCTGCttcacatgatattaatgatCAGTCCTTGCCACATGATATTACTGATCATTCCTCAGCACCAGAAATAGAAGGCACAGACCAGTGTAAAACAACGGTACAGGATGGTGCCAACAAAGTAGCTACCCTGGATGGCACTGGTCCTGCACAAAGAGTTTTGACCCTCTATGATACTGCTGCCCGAGAGGAATTACTCAAAGAACTGTGTGGCATAAAGTACTTTACCATAGTGATTGAAGAAGAGTTGGAAATTGATGGCCAAGCATACATCCCTGTAGGAATACACTACCTTGACAAACAAGATGATCAGTGTGAAAATATATTAGCCTTTATCCCCCTTGTCAAAAACATTACTTCATTTGTGGATACTCTGACCTTTGTTCTCTCTGAAAAGTGGGGTTTAAACTTGGCATTCTGTAGAGGTCAGACTTTGGCAAGACCCAGTGCTTCAGGCTCTCAGATGAGACAGGCTTCAGCTTTGCTTTCCCAGAGACTTTCTCATGCTTTCGGTGTCCTAAACCCTCTTACTCTGAAGGCTTTGACAGCAAGTGCATCCTCCCTAAGAGAGATAATGCATAGTTTTGAGTGCTTGGAGCAGCTGTTAAGGTGGTTCTCTGATGATGTTCAGCGACGGGTAAGGCTAGAGAAAGCTGTTGTACATTTGTTTCAACAGGATGAAAAGGCCAATGAGCTGAAAGCCAAGCTAAGCAGCAATCAATGGGCAATGAGTCATGAGATTCTGGAACATTCTACAGACATTCTAGAAGCCATCATCCTTTGTTTGAATGAAATGAAGGGTGACCATGACAATGAGGCAAATGCAACACAGGCTCAGAGCTTCCTTTCCACCATCCAAAACTTTGATTTCATCTTGACCATTGTGATCATGAAAAACATCTTGAGCCTCACCAAAAACCTATGCCAGAGTCTTCAGGGAAATTCATATGATGTGTATCAAGCTGTTAACAGCCAGCCTGATTTCCTGTCCTCTCTCAGTGAACTTAAGAACCGTATTGACTCTCACCATCAAATCTGGTTTCAAGAGGCATTTGCATTGGCTTCAAAGCTGCAGGCCACAATGTATCTTTCACTACAGCCACCCGTGAATGTGCACTACAGAGAGGACATCAGTAAAAGGACCATTGAGCACTGTATTGCTGAAGTGGAAGGGCTCTCCCAGGATATTCTGTCTGCTCTTCGCTGCTTGCAGGTTGTGCCTTATGTCATGTCCAAAGTGGAAGGATGCTGCAAGGATATTGAGTTTGTCAAGGTTTTCCAGGAGGACCTGCCTGACCCAGACTCCCTCCAGGCTGAGCTGCAGAGGTGGTGGGACAGGTGGCAAGGCCCTATTGCATCTCACCAATACCTGCCCGACACCATTATTGGCACTCTCAAAACTTCTGACATCCAGTCTTTTCCCAACATTTCAACAATTCTCAGGCTTCTGGCAGTCCTGTCCTGCTCCAGTATGCAGAGTAGCTTCAGACAGGGAAAGATAACATCTGAGCTGTATCCTCTGTAG